One part of the Nitrospiraceae bacterium genome encodes these proteins:
- a CDS encoding PilZ domain-containing protein: MVVRQHPRFPASFSGTLGYQNHLHRITKSLDLSRKGCRLESSLRAIAGMKVDLLLYVPGEVIPILIEHAVVRWCSTQGIGIEFQSITSPHQERLDHTLQRLETKVGHS; this comes from the coding sequence ATGGTCGTGCGACAACATCCTCGATTCCCAGCATCCTTTTCCGGCACCCTTGGTTACCAGAACCACCTCCATCGGATTACGAAATCGCTGGATCTCTCACGCAAAGGATGTCGGCTTGAAAGTTCCCTTCGGGCCATCGCAGGTATGAAAGTGGATCTTCTTCTCTATGTTCCGGGGGAGGTAATTCCGATCCTGATCGAACATGCCGTCGTCCGCTGGTGCAGCACACAGGGGATCGGCATCGAGTTCCAGTCGATCACTTCTCCCCATCAAGAACGGTTGGACCACACCCTTCAACGGCTCGAAACCAAAGTCGGGCACAGCTAA
- a CDS encoding FKBP-type peptidyl-prolyl cis-trans isomerase: MKNGPWKTSTLAAMLTVLTGFGLIAQPNFAAESHRIAEGSSVMFFYQITVPGERGFEVRDFGRFVQGQHQLLPALERQVGGMKTGDEKKVELSPEEGFGLYDVQKEKIVPRRDLPAEIKEGDVLQDRAGHQATVIRLSTTSAVVDYNHPLAGKTVIVKIKILRVDDPS, from the coding sequence ATGAAGAATGGCCCTTGGAAGACAAGTACCCTAGCCGCAATGCTGACTGTGCTGACAGGATTCGGGCTGATCGCTCAGCCGAACTTCGCCGCAGAGTCTCACCGGATCGCCGAGGGCTCAAGCGTCATGTTCTTTTATCAGATCACTGTTCCCGGTGAACGAGGCTTCGAAGTCCGAGACTTTGGTCGTTTCGTTCAAGGACAACACCAACTGCTGCCGGCGTTGGAACGACAGGTCGGGGGCATGAAAACCGGAGACGAGAAGAAAGTGGAATTATCTCCCGAGGAAGGCTTCGGTCTGTATGACGTGCAGAAAGAGAAAATCGTCCCAAGGAGAGACTTGCCTGCCGAAATTAAAGAGGGAGACGTCCTTCAGGATCGCGCCGGTCATCAGGCGACGGTAATCCGGTTATCAACCACTTCTGCAGTGGTGGATTACAATCATCCGCTGGCGGGGAAAACCGTCATAGTGAAGATTAAGATTTTGCGAGTCGATGATCCCTCATGA